A portion of the Micromonospora vinacea genome contains these proteins:
- a CDS encoding LysR family transcriptional regulator, whose translation MDVRQLEFFLAVAEEGNFTRAAKRSYVSQPGLSSSIRTLERELRVRLFDRVPAGASLTPAGTVFLTRARRMLADAHAAQAELAQVPGTGTSRAVRIGAEQCLGNLVDLADLLSIFAERNPGTELAFEQAPTNRLLEGIHTNAIDVALVAQSPPDDNADTLRAGGGVVLRCEPFVFLTSNNHPLGRESEVSWEVLASERFVDLASSWAAREVLDEAFTTRHGCNRISAVSVGDVYMLLDLVGRGFGIAAVPESVAEKSEAAGLRRLQVAGPPFEWEVLLRVAGRASAAARAFAAMLLPQTAISNSRDALTGRA comes from the coding sequence ATGGACGTTCGACAGTTGGAGTTTTTCCTCGCAGTTGCTGAAGAGGGGAACTTCACCCGCGCCGCGAAACGCTCCTACGTCTCGCAGCCCGGGCTCTCCTCGTCAATTCGAACCCTCGAACGCGAGCTACGCGTTCGCCTGTTCGATCGCGTACCGGCCGGCGCCTCACTCACGCCGGCCGGCACCGTGTTCTTAACACGGGCGCGCCGGATGCTGGCGGACGCCCACGCCGCGCAGGCCGAGTTGGCCCAGGTTCCGGGCACCGGTACCTCCCGCGCCGTCCGGATTGGTGCGGAGCAGTGCCTAGGAAACCTTGTCGACCTCGCCGATCTCTTGAGCATCTTCGCGGAGCGAAACCCAGGCACGGAGTTAGCCTTCGAACAGGCGCCGACAAACCGCCTGCTTGAGGGGATTCATACCAACGCGATCGACGTCGCGTTGGTTGCCCAGAGCCCGCCCGACGACAACGCTGACACACTTCGTGCGGGCGGCGGTGTCGTTCTGCGCTGCGAACCTTTCGTCTTCCTAACCTCGAACAACCACCCACTAGGGCGCGAGAGCGAGGTGAGTTGGGAGGTGTTGGCGTCCGAACGGTTCGTGGACCTGGCGTCGTCGTGGGCTGCCCGAGAGGTACTCGACGAGGCCTTCACTACCCGGCACGGCTGCAACCGCATCAGCGCGGTGTCGGTCGGGGACGTGTACATGCTGCTCGATCTGGTGGGGCGGGGTTTCGGAATAGCTGCCGTACCGGAGTCAGTCGCCGAGAAATCCGAAGCCGCAGGACTTCGCCGGCTCCAGGTCGCAGGGCCGCCATTTGAGTGGGAGGTACTGCTCAGAGTGGCGGGACGGGCCAGTGCCGCGGCGCGCGCGTTCGCTGCCATGCTTCTTCCTCAGACGGCGATCAGCAACTCCCGAGATGCACTCACGGGGCGGGCATGA
- a CDS encoding SDR family oxidoreductase, which produces MRILVVGATQGIGRELAAEYARRGNEVIITGRSAERAEAEAARFAAETGGRVSGLGLDLSQPHSVADALGKVERVDRLAVAGMIRDSNTVASFAVQAAVTLATTKIVGYAAVVAALHDRLASDAAVLLFGGMAKDRPYPGSTVLSTVNAGMVGLVRTLSVELAPVRVNSVHPGAVVDTPAWVDKRALLEPLRKISLTGELPTMRQIVEGCLFLLENPAANGVNLTLDAGRA; this is translated from the coding sequence ATGAGGATCCTTGTCGTGGGCGCTACCCAGGGCATCGGTCGCGAGTTGGCCGCCGAGTACGCCAGGCGGGGCAACGAGGTGATCATCACCGGGCGGTCGGCGGAGCGGGCCGAGGCCGAGGCCGCGCGGTTTGCGGCCGAGACCGGCGGCCGTGTTTCTGGCTTGGGGCTTGACCTGTCCCAGCCGCACTCGGTGGCGGACGCGCTCGGCAAGGTGGAGCGGGTGGACCGACTTGCTGTTGCGGGGATGATTCGAGACAGCAATACCGTGGCGTCCTTCGCGGTGCAGGCGGCGGTGACACTGGCGACCACCAAGATCGTCGGTTACGCGGCGGTGGTGGCCGCTCTGCACGACCGACTCGCATCAGACGCCGCTGTGTTGCTGTTCGGTGGCATGGCGAAGGACCGCCCGTATCCGGGCTCCACCGTGCTGTCCACCGTCAACGCCGGCATGGTCGGCCTGGTGCGTACCCTGAGCGTGGAACTCGCCCCGGTGCGGGTCAACTCGGTCCACCCGGGTGCGGTCGTCGACACCCCCGCATGGGTGGACAAGCGTGCCCTCCTTGAACCCTTGCGCAAGATCTCCCTGACCGGGGAGCTGCCGACCATGCGGCAGATCGTCGAAGGGTGCCTGTTCCTGCTGGAGAACCCGGCTGCCAACGGCGTCAACCTCACCCTCGATGCCGGACGCGCATAG
- a CDS encoding fatty acyl-AMP ligase, with protein MWIEAPRASTGDPVPPDTVESKTESIGNAGVLPSSNRSRDETFGSWPAIEGESMQGDLVSLAQLLGRNANEHGDRPAVRVGGHMLTWAEVDQRARAVAGLLGRSVAPGDRVVLSFPTDVDFLPALFGCWYAGAVAVPVPPGRAGERTAAHAQASMTVTVEELAEAFPGRCVTVGQAMEASLAPEPAAHEVAVLQYTSGSTGSPKGVLVSHRNYFENLRMLDEFTRSIAPPIRDLQMVCWLPHFHDMGLALLMFTVLRAGTATLIPPMSFVKDPGVWLRTIGEVGGNLTGAPNFAFDLCVQRVPASETAGLDLSSMRVVLNAAEPVRPDTVERFAEHFGPAGFPREAMAPCFGLAEGTVFVSGVRDGDTPRTVRFDRESLQNGVAVEEPVAGWPMVGCGQRPEGLTVRIVDPETLVDCGPGVLGEIWVHGPSVACGYWQRDDNSAVFEARVAGFDEQPHLRTGDRGFLWKGELFVTGRLADLIEIDGWLLHPEDVEHTVERSSPTLHGRRCAVLPYGKSGDHLVVAAEVRLPLPLAAQRRAELESVIREAVKAEHGVDVAAIVLMRTGGLPVTTSGKVQRVKARALIAEQMPETGGCWSPPVRKSAHRCGR; from the coding sequence ATGTGGATAGAGGCCCCGCGCGCGTCAACTGGTGATCCAGTGCCCCCCGATACCGTCGAGTCGAAAACCGAGAGCATCGGGAATGCCGGAGTCCTGCCGTCGTCGAATCGGAGTCGGGATGAGACCTTCGGATCCTGGCCAGCTATCGAGGGGGAGTCCATGCAGGGGGATCTGGTAAGTCTTGCTCAGCTTCTGGGGCGGAACGCGAACGAGCATGGTGACCGGCCGGCCGTACGCGTCGGGGGGCACATGCTCACCTGGGCCGAGGTGGACCAGCGGGCGCGCGCCGTGGCCGGACTGCTCGGTAGATCCGTCGCCCCGGGGGATCGCGTCGTGCTGTCGTTCCCGACCGACGTGGACTTCCTGCCGGCTCTGTTCGGCTGCTGGTACGCCGGCGCGGTGGCGGTGCCGGTGCCCCCCGGCCGGGCGGGTGAACGCACTGCGGCACATGCGCAGGCGTCGATGACCGTCACCGTCGAGGAACTCGCCGAAGCGTTCCCGGGCCGATGCGTCACGGTCGGCCAGGCGATGGAGGCCAGCCTCGCACCGGAACCGGCTGCCCACGAGGTGGCGGTGCTCCAGTACACGTCGGGTTCCACCGGTTCACCCAAGGGCGTGCTGGTGAGCCACCGCAACTACTTCGAAAATCTGCGCATGCTCGACGAGTTCACCCGGTCGATCGCGCCGCCGATCCGTGATCTGCAAATGGTCTGCTGGTTGCCGCACTTCCACGACATGGGCCTGGCGCTGCTGATGTTCACCGTGCTCCGGGCCGGGACGGCAACCTTGATCCCGCCGATGAGCTTCGTGAAGGATCCCGGCGTGTGGCTGCGCACGATCGGTGAGGTCGGCGGCAACCTCACGGGTGCGCCCAACTTTGCCTTCGACCTTTGTGTGCAGCGGGTGCCCGCCAGCGAGACGGCCGGGCTCGACCTCAGCTCGATGCGAGTCGTGCTCAACGCTGCCGAGCCCGTGCGGCCGGACACTGTGGAACGGTTCGCCGAGCACTTCGGCCCGGCCGGTTTCCCCAGGGAGGCGATGGCGCCGTGTTTCGGACTGGCCGAGGGCACGGTTTTTGTCAGCGGGGTGCGGGACGGCGACACGCCGCGGACGGTCCGCTTCGACCGTGAGTCCCTGCAGAACGGGGTCGCCGTCGAGGAACCCGTGGCGGGCTGGCCGATGGTCGGCTGCGGTCAGCGGCCCGAGGGACTCACGGTGCGGATTGTCGACCCGGAGACACTGGTCGATTGCGGGCCGGGCGTGCTCGGGGAGATCTGGGTACACGGCCCCAGCGTCGCCTGCGGCTACTGGCAACGTGACGACAATTCCGCCGTTTTCGAGGCTCGGGTGGCTGGCTTCGACGAGCAGCCGCACCTGCGCACCGGCGATCGCGGCTTCCTCTGGAAGGGTGAACTGTTCGTCACCGGCCGGCTCGCCGACCTGATCGAGATCGACGGCTGGCTGCTGCACCCCGAGGACGTCGAGCACACCGTCGAACGCAGCTCCCCGACGCTGCACGGGCGGCGGTGCGCCGTGTTGCCGTACGGGAAGAGCGGCGACCACCTTGTCGTCGCCGCGGAGGTCCGGCTCCCGCTTCCGCTCGCCGCGCAGCGGCGGGCGGAGCTCGAGTCCGTGATCCGTGAAGCGGTGAAAGCCGAGCACGGCGTCGACGTCGCTGCGATCGTGCTGATGCGCACCGGTGGACTTCCGGTGACCACGAGCGGCAAGGTGCAGCGGGTGAAGGCCCGCGCCCTAATCGCCGAACAGATGCCCGAAACCGGCGGGTGCTGGTCGCCGCCGGTTCGGAAATCAGCGCACCGTTGTGGGAGGTGA
- a CDS encoding tetratricopeptide repeat protein produces the protein MSFSENVRSAFRRGETDAVVRMSGAEVERAQAAGDPAGEVEARYSLARVALRGGDLRGGEARAREALDVALRSRNRSLEERPRHVLAAVARMSGDLSRARVLYQDSIALNEALDQPRMVVSETHNLALCELGLGNLDVAKRLMAESRERVFRNGWADFVPYVCVAGAALASAEGDHARAARLSGVAEAAFAALGQIPDPDDAADLTAVRTAGVKALGVNAFALERARGKHLDARTALDEEHP, from the coding sequence GTGAGTTTCAGTGAGAATGTCCGTTCGGCCTTCCGACGCGGTGAGACCGATGCCGTTGTGCGCATGAGCGGGGCCGAGGTCGAGCGCGCCCAGGCGGCTGGCGACCCGGCCGGCGAGGTGGAGGCCCGGTACAGCCTCGCCAGGGTCGCCCTCCGCGGCGGTGACCTGCGCGGCGGAGAGGCCCGCGCCCGCGAGGCCCTGGACGTCGCGCTGCGCTCCCGCAACCGAAGCCTCGAGGAACGACCGAGGCACGTGTTGGCCGCCGTGGCCCGCATGTCCGGCGACCTCAGCCGTGCCCGGGTGCTCTACCAGGACAGCATTGCCCTCAACGAGGCTCTGGACCAGCCCAGGATGGTCGTCTCGGAAACGCACAATCTCGCCCTCTGCGAGTTGGGGCTGGGCAACCTCGACGTGGCGAAGAGGCTGATGGCCGAAAGCCGCGAGCGGGTCTTTCGAAACGGCTGGGCCGACTTCGTGCCGTACGTCTGCGTGGCGGGTGCCGCGCTCGCCTCCGCCGAGGGCGACCATGCCCGCGCCGCCCGCCTGAGCGGCGTCGCGGAGGCCGCGTTCGCGGCGCTCGGCCAGATACCGGACCCCGACGACGCTGCCGACCTCACCGCCGTGCGTACCGCTGGGGTGAAGGCGCTCGGCGTGAACGCATTCGCTTTGGAGCGCGCACGAGGTAAGCACCTCGATGCGCGTACGGCGCTCGACGAGGAGCACCCCTGA
- a CDS encoding penicillin-binding transpeptidase domain-containing protein → MRHEVVTAGTGAALENAPGKPVYGKTENAEYDNNPAHTHSWFVGWQGDVAFAVFVEGGGSSTWSAVPIAERFLRALPR, encoded by the coding sequence ATGAGGCACGAGGTGGTCACCGCCGGCACCGGCGCTGCGCTCGAGAATGCGCCCGGCAAGCCGGTATACGGCAAGACTGAAAACGCCGAGTACGACAACAACCCGGCCCACACCCACTCCTGGTTCGTCGGCTGGCAGGGCGACGTCGCGTTCGCCGTTTTCGTGGAGGGTGGCGGATCCAGCACCTGGTCCGCCGTCCCGATCGCGGAACGCTTCCTCCGCGCCCTCCCCCGTTGA
- a CDS encoding sigma factor-like helix-turn-helix DNA-binding protein: MMRKHLTPFVALLAAGAVFDVHQPDHADAAVATAEAIALLRQLSEEHRAVLLHTYLAGRTTHQTARVLGVPVRTVRSRHRHALSTLRASLLTP; this comes from the coding sequence ATGATGCGCAAGCACTTGACTCCCTTCGTCGCCCTGCTGGCCGCCGGCGCGGTGTTCGACGTCCACCAGCCGGATCACGCGGACGCCGCCGTCGCCACGGCCGAGGCGATCGCGCTGCTGCGTCAACTGTCCGAGGAACATCGCGCGGTACTCCTGCACACCTACCTGGCGGGACGGACGACACACCAGACAGCCCGCGTACTCGGGGTTCCGGTCCGCACGGTCAGGTCCCGGCACCGCCACGCACTGTCCACCCTGCGGGCGAGTCTCCTGACACCATGA
- a CDS encoding MFS transporter yields the protein MTASGSRSLLAPAHAGLHNKAYESQCAAEESRHTAASGRGRGLTLFALTLGTFAIGTGEFGSNGIIQLFASDMGASIPVATYAISAYAFGVMIGSPAITLLAARANRRTLLLGLIALFLVGNVLSALAPTIATLVVFRFITGSVQGAFFGAGAVVAAYVYGPGKGGKAFATVMGGLTVATIIGSPLGTFVGQHFGWRTTYWTVVGVGLLAGAALLAWLPRTDDLRGSSVARELGALRRLNVWLMVAVAALGISSIFAVYTFIGPFVTDAARERPSLIPVALAVFGLGMAVGNYYGGRAADRHGSRPLIYGFSYVLVVLVAIGLAGSNILILLPALFGVGASMMFAIPTIQVRLTGFAPDAPALMGALNLAALNLANSLGAIGGAVTLGLGWGTLSTVWAGFALTTAGLILYLTTVGRSRSAVTSA from the coding sequence ATGACTGCGTCAGGTAGCAGAAGCCTGCTCGCCCCGGCTCATGCCGGATTGCACAACAAGGCGTACGAATCCCAGTGCGCCGCCGAGGAGAGCCGGCACACCGCGGCGTCGGGTCGCGGCCGCGGGCTGACCCTGTTCGCATTGACTCTGGGCACCTTCGCCATCGGCACCGGCGAGTTCGGCAGCAACGGAATTATCCAACTCTTCGCCTCCGACATGGGCGCGTCCATCCCGGTCGCGACGTACGCGATCAGCGCCTACGCGTTCGGCGTCATGATCGGCTCACCAGCGATCACCCTCCTCGCGGCCCGCGCCAACCGCCGCACCCTTCTGCTCGGCCTGATCGCGCTCTTCCTGGTCGGTAACGTGCTCTCGGCGCTGGCCCCCACCATCGCGACCCTCGTCGTCTTCCGGTTCATCACGGGAAGCGTGCAGGGTGCGTTCTTCGGCGCCGGGGCGGTCGTGGCCGCCTACGTCTACGGTCCTGGAAAGGGCGGGAAGGCCTTCGCCACCGTGATGGGCGGTCTGACCGTGGCCACCATCATCGGGTCACCGCTCGGCACCTTCGTGGGACAGCACTTCGGATGGCGCACGACCTACTGGACCGTGGTCGGTGTGGGTCTGCTGGCCGGCGCGGCGCTGCTGGCGTGGCTGCCCCGCACCGACGACCTGCGCGGCAGTTCCGTGGCCCGCGAACTCGGCGCCCTGCGGCGGCTCAACGTCTGGCTCATGGTCGCGGTAGCGGCGCTCGGAATCTCGAGCATCTTCGCCGTCTACACGTTCATCGGGCCGTTCGTCACCGACGCGGCGCGGGAGCGCCCGTCGCTCATCCCCGTCGCCCTCGCCGTCTTCGGCCTCGGCATGGCCGTCGGTAACTACTACGGGGGCCGGGCCGCCGACCGGCACGGCAGCCGCCCGCTGATCTACGGCTTCAGCTACGTGCTGGTGGTGCTCGTGGCGATCGGCCTTGCCGGCAGCAACATCCTGATCCTCCTGCCGGCGCTGTTCGGTGTCGGAGCGAGCATGATGTTCGCCATCCCCACGATCCAGGTGCGGCTGACCGGGTTCGCGCCCGACGCGCCCGCCCTCATGGGCGCCCTCAACCTGGCCGCCCTCAACCTCGCCAACTCGCTCGGCGCGATCGGTGGCGCCGTCACCCTCGGCCTCGGGTGGGGGACCCTTTCCACAGTGTGGGCGGGATTCGCCCTCACCACCGCGGGCCTGATCCTCTACCTCACCACCGTGGGGCGGAGCAGGTCGGCTGTGACATCCGCCTGA
- a CDS encoding AfsR/SARP family transcriptional regulator yields MRLWRDGVEVDAGPRQQCYLLALLLARAGRPISTSELIELVWGEDAPSSAPNVIHKYVGALRRLMEPALPLRATGSYLRRHGDGYLFAPAPGMLDLVSFRELANAARARLALRHRDEALDRYVEALGLWRGPAGDTYASGTSATSIFSGLDREFFDVCVAAADLAVSLGHPERVLQPLRLAASMAPLHEPIQASLISALGAAGHQAEALEVFRTARLRLVEDLGIDPGEALRAAHRQVLSQTPTSAVVNGAGGETQAFDQFPPMPLVRPAQLPPDLPTFVGRTDELAALGGLRDDLGDTRRTGPLIVALDGMGGVGKSTLAAHFAHLVSGEFTDGQMYLDLRGDQAEVGSASTEDALGSLLSSQGVHVSSVPETLAARVGIYRSLTAGKRVLVLLDNARDSAQVRPLLPNSTESLVLVTSRNPLVELAALDGAHLLHLDPPDMETARRLVRRRLDRAPNRPVPDTAAPAGILDEIIELCGRLPLALAILAGRLSARPRLSLATVAAELRDGTQRLTAFSGSQGVRDPRTAFAWSYRQLNPEAARLFRLSSAAMAPGISAEAFASLSETPPRVAHAALRELADAALLDEDDKGRFTSHVLVKAYAQELFLQEESASDRDAAISRLLQHYLHSSYHAAIVLAPQGSMVAPSPAPAGVVVERPTSYGDAMRWFENHCDVLPEAVRLATDGAFGVVPWQLALAMQQWLQRSGRFHDWQDVMRLALTSARDRGDRIGAARAMRSLADSCYYFAANEEALDLLSRAQEIFAEHGMFAEQAMVHTSLHRIHSKLGRHERALEETDKALVLYRTAGVEQGEIWSSAARGRSLVRLGALDEGMSCLADALARNANAEWKTDEADIRIGIAECLGEMGRPRQAVEQLAQAVEAAVEAQNRIGVFQASILLCEARLDLDDVPGACQEWRNACDAMHSMQNGGTRTMRDRVCDMGDRLQHVTEFYPRSQDTQR; encoded by the coding sequence TTGCGGCTCTGGCGCGACGGCGTCGAGGTCGACGCCGGGCCCCGGCAGCAGTGCTACCTGCTGGCCCTGCTGCTGGCTCGGGCCGGGCGGCCGATCAGCACGAGCGAGCTGATCGAACTCGTCTGGGGCGAGGACGCTCCGTCCAGCGCCCCCAACGTCATCCACAAGTACGTCGGCGCGCTGCGGCGACTGATGGAACCCGCGCTCCCACTGCGAGCGACCGGCTCGTACCTACGGCGCCACGGCGACGGTTACCTATTCGCTCCCGCCCCGGGCATGCTGGACCTGGTCAGTTTCCGTGAACTCGCCAACGCCGCCAGGGCTCGTCTCGCCCTGCGGCACCGGGACGAGGCACTGGACCGTTACGTCGAGGCGCTGGGGCTCTGGCGCGGACCGGCGGGCGACACGTACGCCTCCGGGACCTCCGCGACGTCGATCTTCTCTGGGCTCGACCGCGAGTTCTTCGACGTGTGCGTGGCCGCGGCCGACCTGGCGGTATCGCTGGGCCATCCGGAGCGGGTGCTGCAACCCCTGCGGCTGGCCGCCTCGATGGCGCCGCTGCACGAACCCATCCAGGCGAGCCTGATCTCCGCCCTGGGCGCGGCCGGCCACCAGGCCGAGGCACTGGAGGTGTTCCGGACGGCACGCCTCCGCCTCGTCGAGGACCTGGGCATCGATCCCGGCGAGGCCCTTCGGGCCGCGCACCGCCAGGTGCTGAGCCAGACGCCGACGTCGGCGGTGGTAAACGGGGCCGGCGGCGAGACGCAGGCATTCGATCAGTTCCCACCGATGCCGCTGGTGCGGCCGGCGCAACTACCACCCGACCTACCCACCTTTGTCGGCCGCACCGACGAACTCGCGGCTCTCGGCGGTCTGCGCGACGACCTGGGCGACACCCGACGGACCGGTCCGCTGATCGTCGCTCTTGACGGAATGGGCGGGGTCGGCAAGTCCACGCTGGCCGCGCACTTCGCCCACCTGGTTAGCGGCGAATTCACCGACGGCCAGATGTACCTGGACCTGCGCGGTGACCAGGCCGAGGTCGGGAGCGCGTCCACCGAGGATGCCCTGGGGTCGCTGTTGTCCTCTCAGGGTGTCCACGTGTCCAGCGTTCCGGAGACGCTCGCGGCGCGCGTCGGCATCTACCGCAGCCTCACCGCCGGCAAGCGTGTCCTGGTGCTCCTTGACAACGCACGGGACTCGGCGCAGGTACGCCCGCTGCTGCCGAACTCGACGGAGAGCCTGGTCCTCGTGACGAGCCGCAATCCGCTCGTCGAGCTTGCCGCCCTCGACGGAGCCCACCTGCTGCACCTCGACCCTCCGGACATGGAGACCGCCCGCAGGCTGGTCCGGCGCCGGCTCGACCGTGCGCCGAACCGTCCCGTTCCGGACACTGCCGCGCCGGCAGGCATCCTGGACGAGATCATCGAGTTGTGCGGTCGCCTGCCGCTGGCGTTGGCGATCCTGGCTGGGCGACTGAGCGCTCGGCCGCGGCTTTCCCTCGCGACCGTGGCTGCGGAGCTCCGCGACGGCACGCAGCGGCTGACGGCCTTCTCCGGCAGCCAGGGCGTGCGCGACCCCCGAACCGCGTTCGCCTGGTCGTACCGCCAGCTCAACCCGGAGGCCGCCCGTCTCTTCCGGCTGTCCTCCGCGGCCATGGCGCCGGGCATCTCGGCCGAGGCGTTCGCCAGCCTGTCGGAAACTCCGCCGCGGGTCGCGCACGCCGCATTGCGGGAACTCGCCGACGCGGCGTTGCTGGACGAGGACGACAAGGGCCGGTTCACGTCGCACGTTCTGGTCAAGGCGTACGCGCAGGAGCTGTTTCTACAGGAGGAGTCCGCGTCGGACCGGGATGCGGCGATCAGCCGGCTGCTGCAGCATTATTTGCACAGCAGTTACCACGCGGCGATCGTGCTGGCGCCGCAGGGATCGATGGTCGCCCCGTCGCCGGCGCCGGCCGGTGTCGTTGTGGAGCGGCCCACCAGCTACGGCGACGCGATGCGATGGTTCGAGAACCACTGCGACGTGTTACCCGAAGCGGTACGGCTCGCCACCGACGGAGCCTTCGGCGTCGTCCCGTGGCAGCTGGCCCTCGCCATGCAGCAGTGGTTGCAGCGCAGCGGGCGATTCCACGACTGGCAGGATGTCATGCGGCTGGCACTGACGTCCGCCCGCGACCGGGGGGATCGGATCGGCGCGGCACGGGCCATGCGGAGCCTGGCCGACTCCTGCTACTACTTCGCCGCCAACGAGGAGGCCCTCGACCTGCTCTCGCGGGCCCAGGAGATCTTCGCGGAGCACGGCATGTTCGCGGAACAGGCAATGGTCCATACGAGCTTGCACCGGATCCACAGTAAGCTCGGCCGGCACGAACGTGCGCTCGAGGAGACCGACAAGGCGCTGGTTCTGTACCGGACGGCCGGCGTTGAGCAGGGTGAGATCTGGTCCTCGGCGGCCCGGGGACGCTCGCTCGTCCGGCTCGGCGCGCTCGACGAGGGCATGTCCTGCCTGGCAGACGCGCTCGCTCGCAACGCCAACGCCGAGTGGAAGACAGACGAGGCCGACATCCGCATCGGCATCGCCGAGTGTCTTGGTGAGATGGGCCGTCCGCGCCAGGCCGTGGAGCAGCTTGCGCAGGCGGTCGAGGCGGCCGTCGAGGCGCAGAACCGCATCGGCGTCTTCCAGGCGTCGATCCTGCTCTGTGAAGCGAGGCTGGATCTCGACGACGTGCCGGGCGCCTGCCAGGAATGGCGGAACGCCTGCGACGCCATGCACTCGATGCAGAACGGCGGAACCCGGACCATGCGCGACAGGGTCTGCGACATGGGCGACAGGTTGCAACATGTCACCGAGTTCTACCCGCGATCCCAGGACACCCAGCGGTAG
- a CDS encoding GNAT family N-acetyltransferase: protein MRSTADRMTAAYLDAFESLVGVTPKGWYAEGGTARAAVTRSDVPLLNAAYDMTAEPDLDSLNEMATEVGSQGVRWSIMVRRAAGDDVVDLAARHGLVERSDVPLLACAAGDLVFRSSAAQRQLVRQVGAVKSDIYTEVLAQGFEAPESIFGPLMGGGVLDAASMAGYLAEESGRPVGTGFGIRTSDAIGVYNIAVVPSSRGRGLGRAITEAVLHDGVAAGAEWAYLLPSVMGRPLYESMGFRLVTSWTIFTAR from the coding sequence ATGCGCAGCACCGCTGATCGGATGACGGCAGCCTATCTTGACGCCTTCGAGTCACTCGTGGGTGTGACTCCGAAGGGCTGGTACGCCGAGGGAGGCACCGCCCGCGCGGCGGTGACCCGCAGTGATGTGCCGTTGTTGAATGCCGCCTACGACATGACGGCGGAACCGGATCTCGATTCGCTCAACGAGATGGCGACCGAGGTCGGCAGTCAGGGCGTGCGATGGTCAATCATGGTCCGGCGTGCTGCGGGTGACGACGTCGTCGATCTCGCGGCCCGGCACGGGCTGGTCGAGCGCAGCGATGTGCCGTTGCTGGCCTGCGCCGCGGGCGACCTCGTGTTCCGGTCGAGCGCGGCACAGCGCCAACTGGTGCGCCAGGTCGGCGCGGTGAAGAGCGACATCTACACGGAGGTCCTCGCCCAGGGCTTCGAAGCTCCCGAGAGTATCTTCGGTCCACTCATGGGCGGAGGCGTCCTCGATGCCGCCTCCATGGCCGGCTACCTGGCCGAAGAGTCCGGACGGCCGGTCGGTACCGGCTTCGGCATCCGGACGTCCGACGCCATCGGCGTCTACAACATCGCCGTCGTTCCGTCCTCGCGGGGTCGCGGCCTGGGCCGGGCGATCACCGAGGCCGTGCTGCACGATGGCGTCGCCGCCGGCGCCGAGTGGGCCTACCTGCTGCCCAGCGTGATGGGCCGGCCGCTCTACGAGTCGATGGGCTTTCGTCTGGTGACCAGCTGGACCATCTTCACGGCACGGTGA